TGGCAACCGCGACCTTCAGGGTGGAGGAAGGCATGCTTACGACAGACTTTTCAGCCATCTGGGCATTACGGATGCGAGTTAGCATGTCCGCTAACGGGTCCTGCATACTCATGGGCTAGATGCTCCTGATACAAGAATTATTAGCCTTGCGGCTATCACAACCACCCGAGCAGGCAGGGCAAAAAACCCAGGCTCAGGTGAGCCGGTCATTCTAGACACAAGGCAGAAACGAAACAAGCCCCATATAGGGGCTTGTTTCTTTGCGAGGTCACCGGCGGTCGGAAGATCACTCCCCTCCCGCCGGTGGTCACGCCAACCGGATTACCAGCTGGCCTTGACCAGACCTGGCACGTCACCACGCATGGCGGCTTCGCGCAGCTTGTTACGGCCGAGGCCGAACTTGCGGTACACGCCGTGCGGACGGCCGGTGATGCGGCAACGGTTACGCATGCGCGAGGCGCTGGCGTCACGTGGTTGCTTCTGCAGGGCGACAACGGCAGCGAAACGCTCTTCAGGAGAGGCGTTCTGGTTGACGATGGTCGCTTTCAGCTCGGCACGCTTTTTGGCGTACTTGGCTACCGTGAGCTGACGCTTCAGCTCGCGGTTTTTCATGCTCTTCTTGGCCATTTTCCTACTCCAATCAGTTGCGGAACGGGAACTTGAAAGCACGCAGCAGAGCGCGGCCTTCGTCGTCCGAACGAGCAGTGGTGGTCAGGGTGATGTCCAAACCGCGCAGAGCATCGATCTTGTCGTAGTCGATTTCCGGGAAGATGATCTGCTCTTTCACGCCCATGCTGTAGTTGCCGCGGCCATCGAAGGACTTGGCATTCAGGCCGCGGAAGTCGCGAACCCGTGGCAGGGAGATCGCCAGCAGGCGGTCCAGGAACTCGTACATTTTTTCGCGACGCAGGGTCACCTTGACACCGATCGGCCAGCCTTCACGGACTTTGAAGCCCGCGATGGATTTACGAGCGAAAGTCACGACCGGCTTTTGACCGGTGATCTTTTCCAGGTCGGCAACAGCGTGCTCGATGACTTTCTTGTCGCCGATCGCTTCGCCCAGACCCATGTTCAGGGTGATTTTGGTAACGCGCGGAACTTCCATCACGTTCGACAGCTTAAGTTCTTCCTTAAGCTTAGGAGCGATTTCGTTCCGGTAAATCTCTTTCAGTCGTGCCATGGTCTTCTACCTAGCAGTGTTCAAGCATCAACCGCTTTTTGGGTCGACTTGAAGACACGAATTTTTTTACCGTCTTCTACTTTGAAACCAACGCGGTCAGCCTTGTTGGTTTCGCCGTTGAAGATGGCGACGTTGGAAGCGTGCAGTGGCGCTTCTTTCTCGACGATACCGCCCTGGACGCCCGCCATCGGGTTAGGCTTGGTGTGGCGCTTGACCAGGTTGACACCACCGATGACCAGACGGTCGTCAGCGAGAACCTTCAGCACCTTACCGC
The window above is part of the Pseudomonas muyukensis genome. Proteins encoded here:
- the rpsN gene encoding 30S ribosomal protein S14, with protein sequence MAKKSMKNRELKRQLTVAKYAKKRAELKATIVNQNASPEERFAAVVALQKQPRDASASRMRNRCRITGRPHGVYRKFGLGRNKLREAAMRGDVPGLVKASW
- the rplE gene encoding 50S ribosomal protein L5; this encodes MARLKEIYRNEIAPKLKEELKLSNVMEVPRVTKITLNMGLGEAIGDKKVIEHAVADLEKITGQKPVVTFARKSIAGFKVREGWPIGVKVTLRREKMYEFLDRLLAISLPRVRDFRGLNAKSFDGRGNYSMGVKEQIIFPEIDYDKIDALRGLDITLTTTARSDDEGRALLRAFKFPFRN
- the rplX gene encoding 50S ribosomal protein L24 → MQKIRRDDEIIVIAGKDKGKRGKVLKVLADDRLVIGGVNLVKRHTKPNPMAGVQGGIVEKEAPLHASNVAIFNGETNKADRVGFKVEDGKKIRVFKSTQKAVDA